GAGGACGCGCGGGCTCAGACCGACATGAACGTCGTGATGACTGCTTCCGGGGAGTTCGTCGAAATCCAAGGCACCGCTGAGTCGAAACCGTTTACTGCAGAGCAGTTGGGGAAAATGCTGTCGCTGGCAAAGAAGGGCGTCTTTGAACTGGTCGAATTGCAGCGACAGACGTTAGGCGCATGATCGAACGGCTCGTCTTGGCGACGCACAATCGGAAAAAGGCCGGTGAGATGCGCGAGGTTCTGCTCGCGGTTGATGCGGTCGGGCAGATTAAGACCTTGGCCGACTATCCCGGGGCTCCAGTGCCGGAAGAGACCGGAGCGACGTACTCGGAAAACGCGCTGATAAAGGCGCGCTCTGCCGTCGAGTTTACAGGCGAGTGGTGCTTGGCCGATGACGCAGGCTTGGAGATCGACGCCTTGCCGGGCGATCTAGGAGTGCACAGCAAACGGTATGGAGGCGACAGCACGTTCGAGCAGAAGATCAGGCTCGTGCTCGAGCGGATGCAGTCGGTCGAAGACAGCAAACGGACAGCTCGCTTTCGATGTTGCGTCGCGCTCGTCTCCCCACAGGGCGAGCACTCGACCTTTGAAAGTCTGTGCGAAGGGAGGATCGCGCGCGAGCCAGCGGGATCGGGGGGATTTGGCTACGACCCGATCTTTTTTCTGCCGGAACTTCGTTGCACCTTGGCGCAGCTCACCCCAGAGCAGAAGCACGCTGTGAGCCATCGAGGGAAGGTTCTTCGTGAGCTTGCGAAAGTGCTTCCTTCGTTAAGCTAGGGGAGCAATCCGAGTGATGCAATGTGGTAGATGACGAGCGCAACCATCACGCCGTTTGCAAAGCCGATGACGGTACGGGTAATCGGCCGGTGCCACAGCTTGTATCCCACTACCACGACGAGCAGCGTGAGCGTCAACTTGACGAACTCGAATAGCCCAACGCCCTGAACATGCCGCAACAAGGGGTTCGCTTCTGTCGCGCCGTGCTGAAACGCGATAAGTGTGAATGCGAAGTCGGCGAGACTCAGCGCTCCGTAGAATATGAGGCCCGCGGGCAGTGCCTTTCTTAGCCGCTCAGGAAGTCGCAGCACCCGTCCCATACCTGAGTTAATCCATGTTGAACCTGATTTGAACCACGCCTCCATAGTGGTTCCGGTAGAAATGCAGACATGGAGCCTGGCAGGTTGGTTCGGGACTCGGGACGTCCCATTGGAGGGTCGTCCTCCTGCGCGACCTCAGCTACCGCTCGCCACTAGCCTTCAACTGAGAACGCTCTACCAGAACGCCGGTGCTTTGATGGGAACGCGATCGCGGACAAACCCTCCAGGCCTGTCCGCGGCACGCGCGCCGGGGAGAGGAAGACGAGACAGACACAGTCCTGTCCTATTTTCAACATGCTGGCATCATGGGAAGTCCAATCGGAAAGGACTTTGTCGCTTGGACCCCTCACCCTAACCCTCTCCCTCAAGGGGAGAGGGAATGGCCTGCGGTCCATGGAGGGTGGCGCTCCTGTGACACGGCGCTCGCGTTAGGATCCACCTCAGGAGAAGACGAACGATATGTGTCGTTGGGAGGGCGAGCAGTCATCCTGAGCGGATCGAAGGACCTCGCGAGCCGCGCACGCTGCTGAAGCGATAGTTGGGAGGGCGAGCGGTCATCCTGAGCGGGTCGAAGGACCTCGCGAGCAGCTGGTGTCAGACGCGCAGGTCGGGAGACCCGCAGCACAGTTTTCGGGGGAACTACTCGCTTAAACGGTCGTCTTCGATCTTGCTATGATCGTTTCGATGAACACCGCGTTGTTCGGGGTTCGGCGCAGCAGCTTGTTCAGCGACTCTGTCGCCTCGATCGCGTCCTGAGACTTCGCCAGCATGCGGTGAAGTTGGACGACCGCCTCTAGCTGCTCCGGATCGAACAGGTTCTCTTCGTGGCGCGTTCCCGAGCGTCTTACGTCGATGGCTGGCCAGATGCGTCTCTCGGCGAGGTCTCGATCGAGCACGATCTCCATGTTGCCGGTACCTTTGAACTCCTCGAAGATCGCATCGTCCATCTTCGACCCGGTGTCGATCAGTGCGCTTGCAATGATCGTCAGCGATCCACCTTCTTCGATATTCCGTGCCGCCCCGAAGAACCGACGCGGTCTGTAGAGCGCAGCCGGATCAAGTCCGCCTGAGAGCGTGCGTCCGGAAGGGTTGATCGTAAGGTTGCTGGCCCGGCTGAACCGCGTGATCGAATCGAGGAGGATGACAACGTCGTGCCCAACCTCGACAAGGCGCTTGGCTTGCTCGAGGCACAGGTCGGCGACTCGCATATGGTTCTCTGCCGGTTCGTCGAACGTCGAGCTGATCACTTGCCCCTTGACTGAACGCCGAATGTCGGTGACTTCTTCCGGCCGTTCGTCAACGAGAAGAACGAGAAGCTTCACCTCGGGGTTGTTGATCGCGATCGAGTTTGCGATCGACTTGATGATCGTCGTTTTGCCCGCCTTTGGCGGCGATACGATCAGGCCGCGCTGGCCTTTGCCGATCGGCGCGATGAGATCGATGATTCGGCCGATGATCCCTTCGTTCTCCGTCTCTTGCACGAGCTTTTCAGTGGGGAACAGCGGCGTTAGCTTGTCGAAGTCCCTTCGATTCTTGATCTCCTCCGCCCCAGTCGCGAAACCGTTGATGCCCTCTACGCGGAGCATTCCGTAGTACTTCTCGCCGTCTTTCGGCGCCCGAACGAGGCCAAATATGGTGTCGCCTGGGCGCAGTCCGAACCGCTTTACTTGGGACTGGCTGACGTAGACGTCGTCGTTCGACGGTCGGTACCCGTCATCGCGCAGGAAG
This region of Armatimonadota bacterium genomic DNA includes:
- the rdgB gene encoding RdgB/HAM1 family non-canonical purine NTP pyrophosphatase translates to MIERLVLATHNRKKAGEMREVLLAVDAVGQIKTLADYPGAPVPEETGATYSENALIKARSAVEFTGEWCLADDAGLEIDALPGDLGVHSKRYGGDSTFEQKIRLVLERMQSVEDSKRTARFRCCVALVSPQGEHSTFESLCEGRIAREPAGSGGFGYDPIFFLPELRCTLAQLTPEQKHAVSHRGKVLRELAKVLPSLS
- the rho gene encoding transcription termination factor Rho translates to MSPTALAKEAKSASIGLDQDRHEVIKALLQIANADQGALYRTGTLDILPDGWGFLRDDGYRPSNDDVYVSQSQVKRFGLRPGDTIFGLVRAPKDGEKYYGMLRVEGINGFATGAEEIKNRRDFDKLTPLFPTEKLVQETENEGIIGRIIDLIAPIGKGQRGLIVSPPKAGKTTIIKSIANSIAINNPEVKLLVLLVDERPEEVTDIRRSVKGQVISSTFDEPAENHMRVADLCLEQAKRLVEVGHDVVILLDSITRFSRASNLTINPSGRTLSGGLDPAALYRPRRFFGAARNIEEGGSLTIIASALIDTGSKMDDAIFEEFKGTGNMEIVLDRDLAERRIWPAIDVRRSGTRHEENLFDPEQLEAVVQLHRMLAKSQDAIEATESLNKLLRRTPNNAVFIETIIARSKTTV